In Arcobacter ellisii, a genomic segment contains:
- a CDS encoding DHH family phosphoesterase, giving the protein MKKDFITSNKVDMSEYTKALELIEKSRYILIITHVNPDPDSIGSALALSNLFHENKIKHKVYNVSSDLPQNLDFIPRFEKITDQLPAFFDLAISVDCGTYKRLGFELDPSIPLINFDHHKSNNKFGTVNIVDPMKSSTAELVYEFFKHNGLYITKNSATALYVGIYDDTLAFSLARCDEITFEKINFLVECGASPSDIANKLLRRDSLAKYRIIPKVLESLELFKEGEVASIIAKEEWFKQTGAHNRDCEDALDMVMSIAIVKIAFFVRVVNGVSRVSLRSKGKIDVSSIAGHFGGGGHFNAAGCTLDMLDVEKAKNIVLKEILEVYK; this is encoded by the coding sequence ATGAAAAAGGATTTTATAACAAGTAATAAAGTTGATATGTCAGAATATACAAAAGCATTGGAACTTATTGAAAAAAGTAGATATATTTTAATTATTACTCATGTAAATCCTGATCCTGATTCAATAGGTTCTGCATTGGCTTTATCAAATCTATTTCATGAAAATAAGATAAAACATAAAGTTTATAATGTAAGTTCTGATTTACCTCAAAATCTTGATTTTATTCCAAGATTTGAGAAAATAACAGATCAATTACCAGCATTTTTTGATTTAGCTATTAGTGTTGATTGTGGAACTTATAAAAGATTAGGATTTGAATTAGACCCATCAATTCCTCTTATAAATTTTGACCATCATAAATCAAATAATAAATTTGGAACTGTAAATATTGTTGATCCAATGAAAAGTTCAACAGCTGAATTAGTATATGAATTTTTTAAACATAACGGTTTGTATATTACAAAAAATTCAGCAACTGCACTTTATGTTGGAATTTATGATGATACATTAGCTTTTTCATTAGCTAGATGTGATGAAATTACATTTGAAAAAATTAACTTTTTAGTTGAATGTGGAGCAAGTCCTTCTGATATTGCAAATAAACTTCTAAGAAGAGATTCTTTAGCAAAATATAGAATTATCCCAAAAGTTTTAGAGAGTCTTGAACTTTTTAAAGAGGGTGAAGTAGCTTCTATAATAGCAAAAGAGGAGTGGTTTAAACAAACAGGTGCTCACAATAGAGATTGTGAAGATGCCTTAGATATGGTGATGAGCATAGCAATAGTAAAAATTGCTTTTTTTGTAAGAGTTGTAAATGGAGTATCAAGGGTATCTTTACGTTCAAAAGGTAAAATTGATGTTTCATCTATTGCTGGTCATTTTGGTGGTGGCGGTCATTTTAATGCCGCTGGTTGTACATTAGATATGCTTGATGTTGAAAAAGCAAAAAATATAGTTTTAAAGGAAATTCTTGAAGTTTACAAATAA
- a CDS encoding M23 family metallopeptidase: MKFTNNKNSIKGLWIYVVLFILIGIVGFLFLSPTFERNAPKITVEEQIYWNFQKPIKINISDDEDIKSYEILFVDGEKQVRLDTKVLKNENGSLDLEIVPPVFDEFYKPTNGVLQIHVFDTSKWNFFRGNEATKKSNIIIDKRSPIANVVTNSYLLRQGGSGVIVVEIADENLKDYYITFNDEEIFELFPFYKKGYYISIITWPVDIKEFKRVNLVAIDMANNKTVTKVPFYIKPFKEKIDQIKVSDEFVNSVSKHVLENSNMNVPSDTIEAFVKTNRELREKNVKTIKEVVRKNLANSGKIPFDVKTFTRMSNAATFAQFGERRHYFYNEQEIDQAWHLGMDWASTKRADVIVTNPGKVIFKDYLGIYGDSIIVDHGLGLASLYAHTSSQNVEVNDEVKTGDKIANTGSTGAVFGDHLHFGILIQGIEANPNEWLDYDWIKVNLTKTINDSIKIIDGTKK; encoded by the coding sequence TTGAAGTTTACAAATAATAAAAATAGTATTAAGGGATTATGGATTTATGTAGTTCTATTTATATTAATTGGAATAGTTGGTTTTTTATTTTTATCTCCTACTTTTGAGAGAAATGCACCTAAAATTACAGTTGAAGAACAAATATATTGGAATTTTCAAAAGCCAATTAAAATAAATATTTCAGATGATGAAGATATTAAATCTTATGAAATTTTATTTGTTGATGGGGAAAAACAAGTAAGATTAGATACAAAAGTTTTAAAAAATGAAAATGGCTCTTTAGATTTAGAGATAGTTCCACCTGTATTTGATGAATTTTATAAACCAACAAATGGTGTATTACAAATTCATGTATTTGATACAAGTAAATGGAATTTCTTTAGAGGAAATGAAGCAACTAAAAAATCAAATATAATTATTGATAAAAGAAGTCCAATTGCTAATGTTGTAACTAACTCATATTTATTAAGACAAGGTGGAAGTGGAGTTATTGTTGTTGAAATTGCTGACGAAAATTTAAAAGATTATTACATAACATTTAATGATGAAGAGATATTTGAGTTATTTCCTTTTTATAAAAAAGGATACTATATTTCTATTATAACTTGGCCTGTTGATATTAAAGAGTTTAAAAGAGTAAATTTAGTTGCAATTGATATGGCAAATAATAAAACTGTAACAAAAGTTCCATTTTATATAAAACCATTTAAAGAAAAAATTGACCAAATTAAAGTATCTGATGAATTTGTAAATAGTGTAAGTAAACATGTTTTAGAAAATAGTAATATGAATGTTCCTTCTGATACTATTGAAGCATTTGTAAAAACAAATAGAGAATTAAGAGAAAAGAATGTTAAAACTATAAAAGAGGTTGTAAGAAAAAATTTAGCTAATAGTGGAAAAATTCCATTTGATGTTAAAACATTTACAAGAATGTCAAATGCAGCAACTTTTGCACAATTTGGTGAAAGAAGACATTACTTTTATAATGAACAAGAAATTGACCAAGCTTGGCATTTAGGAATGGATTGGGCAAGTACAAAAAGAGCAGATGTAATAGTTACAAATCCTGGAAAAGTTATTTTTAAAGATTATTTAGGAATTTATGGAGATTCAATTATTGTTGACCATGGTTTAGGATTAGCTTCATTATATGCACACACAAGTAGCCAAAATGTTGAAGTTAATGATGAAGTAAAAACAGGTGATAAAATAGCAAATACTGGTTCAACTGGTGCAGTTTTTGGTGATCACTTACATTTTGGAATTTTAATTCAAGGAATTGAAGCAAATCCAAATGAATGGCTAGATTATGATTGGATAAAAGTAAATCTTACTAAAACAATAAATGATTCGATTAAAATTATAGATGGAACAAAAAAATGA
- a CDS encoding major outer membrane protein — MKKIAKLSLVAAVAVAGLTSANAQPLEEAIKNVDVSGSVVYRYNDYKNDVANTANPTATNTNNYKVGLNLSSKVNEDVKFNSRFVVGQPSNTGTGDAGFATLNSSDNADQNVGVELTNAYFGYTGLANTTVNVGKQGLTTPWTVALDSDGNEQTGTGVLALSTVGPVTLAGAYFNQTNLNVSSDSAMNGVALYKNNRAGATGNGSNLGHSNATVATVIGDDAVDGSLDVVTLGAIGTFEPVTVDAWYIDINDLADSYTLGAKAALDLSGIKFGADARWASLSLDKDVATALDVVNNATSGTSSVVDTNTMAKLVLTADAGLVDGKIAYGMTGKDGGLTALDNDAVTTLLGWNLALNGKTDADYWQAVLGFDILSNLNLSANYGNLQYIAAANSTTDIEEEEVYAQLLYKMSKNFSTYVRYGTYTKETTAAGAATVKDNDDTRGRLQVEYTF; from the coding sequence ATGAAAAAAATCGCAAAATTAAGTTTAGTAGCTGCTGTAGCAGTTGCAGGATTAACTTCAGCTAACGCTCAACCATTAGAAGAAGCAATCAAAAATGTAGACGTATCTGGATCTGTAGTTTATAGATATAATGATTATAAAAATGATGTGGCTAATACAGCAAATCCAACAGCTACAAACACAAATAACTATAAAGTTGGATTAAATCTTTCTTCAAAAGTAAATGAAGATGTTAAATTTAATTCAAGATTTGTTGTTGGTCAACCATCTAACACTGGTACTGGTGATGCTGGTTTTGCAACTTTAAATTCAAGTGATAATGCTGACCAAAATGTTGGTGTAGAGTTAACTAATGCTTATTTCGGATATACAGGTCTTGCTAATACAACTGTTAACGTTGGTAAACAAGGTTTAACAACTCCATGGACTGTTGCTTTAGATTCTGATGGAAATGAGCAAACTGGAACAGGAGTTTTAGCTCTTTCAACAGTTGGACCAGTAACTTTAGCTGGTGCATATTTCAATCAAACAAATCTTAATGTTTCTTCAGATTCTGCAATGAATGGTGTAGCATTATATAAAAATAATAGAGCTGGAGCAACAGGAAATGGAAGTAATTTAGGTCATTCTAATGCAACTGTTGCGACTGTTATTGGTGATGATGCAGTAGATGGTTCATTAGATGTAGTAACATTAGGTGCAATTGGTACATTTGAACCAGTTACAGTTGATGCGTGGTATATTGATATAAATGATCTTGCTGATTCTTACACACTTGGTGCAAAAGCTGCTTTAGATTTATCTGGAATCAAATTTGGTGCAGATGCAAGATGGGCATCATTATCTTTAGATAAAGATGTTGCAACAGCATTAGATGTTGTTAATAATGCTACAAGCGGTACTAGTAGTGTAGTGGATACAAACACTATGGCAAAACTTGTTCTAACAGCTGACGCAGGTTTAGTTGATGGAAAAATTGCTTATGGTATGACTGGTAAAGATGGTGGTTTAACTGCTTTAGATAATGATGCGGTAACTACATTATTAGGTTGGAATTTAGCACTTAATGGTAAAACTGATGCTGATTATTGGCAAGCAGTATTAGGATTTGATATTTTATCAAACTTAAACTTATCAGCTAACTATGGTAACTTACAATATATCGCTGCAGCAAATTCTACGACTGATATAGAAGAAGAAGAGGTGTATGCTCAATTATTATATAAAATGAGTAAAAACTTCTCTACTTATGTAAGATACGGAACATATACTAAAGAAACAACAGCTGCTGGTGCTGCAACTGTTAAAGATAATGACGATACAAGAGGAAGATTACAAGTTGAATATACATTCTAA
- a CDS encoding dihydroneopterin aldolase, whose protein sequence is MKIHINDLNFKCIIGILDFERIKKQKVVIDLSFEYEFSKDKFINYAEVSKLLKTTMKKEKFLLLEDAILHIENLLNSTYNISNLYIKISKPNILTNCIVSLSNK, encoded by the coding sequence ATGAAAATACATATAAATGATTTAAACTTCAAATGTATTATTGGAATACTTGACTTCGAACGAATTAAAAAACAAAAAGTAGTAATAGATTTATCTTTTGAATATGAGTTTTCAAAAGATAAATTCATAAACTATGCAGAGGTTTCAAAACTTCTAAAAACAACAATGAAAAAAGAAAAATTTCTTTTACTTGAAGATGCAATATTACATATAGAAAATCTTCTCAACTCTACATATAATATATCAAACTTATATATCAAAATCTCAAAACCAAATATTTTAACAAACTGTATAGTTAGTCTTTCAAATAAATAA
- the nadA gene encoding quinolinate synthase NadA, producing the protein MDLKEEIIKLKKELDVTLVAHFYQRDEVFELADITGDSLELAKKVMLTDSKFVVFCGVGFMGESVKVMSPKKRVLMPKIACCAMARMIDEGYFEQNLKKINEAGIPNENILPITYINSSAAVKAKVGQMGGMVCTSSNAYKIIEKGLESGKKIFFVPDRCLGQNFAKSLNLKSAVVGDGSDLKEADIICYNGFCSVHQQFTADDIDFYRERFPDILIAVHPECDPSVCDKADFVGSTSQLITYIKGLDENQKVAVGTEFNMVNRLRTKNTYILSSTKPECPTMNETTLEDVYKTLKSIKDDNISKENEIFVSDETAKWAKVALERMFEV; encoded by the coding sequence TTGGATTTAAAAGAAGAAATTATAAAACTAAAAAAAGAGTTAGATGTGACTTTAGTGGCACATTTTTACCAAAGAGATGAAGTTTTTGAGTTGGCTGACATAACAGGAGATTCATTAGAACTTGCAAAAAAAGTAATGCTTACTGATTCTAAATTTGTAGTTTTCTGTGGTGTTGGTTTTATGGGTGAAAGTGTAAAAGTAATGAGTCCCAAAAAAAGAGTTTTAATGCCAAAAATTGCTTGTTGTGCAATGGCTAGAATGATTGATGAGGGTTACTTTGAACAAAATCTAAAAAAGATAAATGAAGCAGGTATTCCAAACGAAAATATTTTACCAATAACATATATAAACTCAAGTGCAGCAGTTAAAGCAAAAGTTGGACAAATGGGTGGAATGGTTTGTACTTCTTCAAATGCTTATAAGATTATTGAAAAAGGTTTAGAGTCTGGTAAAAAAATATTTTTTGTTCCAGATAGATGTTTAGGGCAGAACTTTGCTAAATCACTAAATCTAAAATCTGCAGTTGTTGGTGATGGAAGTGATTTAAAAGAGGCTGATATTATTTGTTATAATGGTTTTTGTTCAGTTCATCAACAATTCACTGCTGATGATATAGATTTTTATAGAGAAAGATTTCCAGATATTTTGATTGCTGTTCATCCTGAATGTGACCCAAGTGTTTGTGATAAAGCTGATTTTGTTGGTTCAACTTCTCAACTTATTACATATATAAAAGGATTAGATGAAAATCAAAAAGTAGCTGTTGGAACTGAGTTTAATATGGTAAATAGATTAAGAACAAAAAATACATATATTTTAAGTTCAACAAAACCTGAGTGTCCAACTATGAATGAAACAACTTTAGAAGATGTTTATAAAACTTTAAAATCTATTAAAGATGATAATATTTCAAAAGAGAATGAAATATTTGTAAGTGATGAAACTGCTAAGTGGGCTAAAGTAGCATTAGAAAGGATGTTTGAAGTATGA
- the nadC gene encoding carboxylating nicotinate-nucleotide diphosphorylase, with translation MINIKKFVKNAIIEDNGRGDLFFDVAPKGRFTARAICKSDGILAGVQYAKVLARTEKFDCKFLKNDGDEIKVGDVIAELEGKASVLLSSERTFLNMLQHASGIATMANKYAKLIEGTGVVLLDTRKTRPQLRDFEKYASRVGGAINHRLGLDDCLMLKDTHLRTIDNLEEFIKKARKRISWVTKIEIECETFDQVKEAMHAGGDIIMCDNMNIEQIKEVVEFRNANYPHILLEASGNINLKTIKEYATTGVDAISSGSIIHQSTWLDFSMKFD, from the coding sequence ATGATTAATATCAAAAAATTTGTAAAAAATGCCATTATTGAAGATAATGGAAGAGGAGATTTATTCTTCGATGTTGCTCCAAAAGGAAGATTTACGGCACGTGCTATTTGTAAATCAGATGGAATACTTGCAGGTGTTCAATATGCAAAAGTTTTAGCAAGAACTGAAAAATTTGATTGTAAATTTTTAAAAAATGATGGTGATGAGATAAAAGTTGGTGATGTAATTGCTGAACTTGAAGGAAAAGCTTCTGTTTTATTGTCATCAGAACGAACTTTTTTAAATATGCTTCAACATGCATCTGGAATTGCAACAATGGCAAATAAATATGCAAAATTGATTGAAGGAACAGGTGTTGTTTTACTTGATACTAGAAAAACAAGACCACAATTAAGAGATTTTGAAAAATATGCAAGTAGAGTTGGTGGAGCAATTAATCATAGACTTGGACTTGATGATTGTTTGATGTTAAAAGATACACACTTAAGAACAATAGATAATTTAGAAGAATTTATAAAAAAAGCAAGAAAAAGAATATCTTGGGTTACAAAAATAGAAATTGAGTGTGAAACATTTGACCAAGTAAAAGAGGCTATGCATGCAGGTGGTGATATAATAATGTGTGATAATATGAATATTGAACAAATAAAAGAGGTTGTAGAATTCAGAAATGCAAATTATCCACATATTTTACTTGAAGCTAGTGGAAATATAAATTTAAAAACAATAAAAGAGTATGCAACAACAGGAGTTGATGCAATTAGTAGTGGAAGTATTATTCATCAATCAACTTGGCTTGATTTTTCAATGAAGTTTGATTAA
- the lpxC gene encoding UDP-3-O-acyl-N-acetylglucosamine deacetylase, producing MKQRTIAKSVEIVGIGLHKGVPVKMKLEPLDSDMGIVFYRVDAGVTIPLKKEFVVDTKMATVIGKDGVVISTIEHLLSAVYAYGIDNLRIIIDNDEVPVLDGSSAGYCMLIEEAGIKELDKSKKAIKIKKMVEVTTLDGKKVCLKPSNRIVYDFEINFEHPAIGKQNFHFDYSISEYKENISRARTFGFLHEVQYLRSIGLAQGGSMENAIVLDQTKVLNPEGLRFDDEFVRHKILDAIGDMALLEYTLVGEYDAIAGSHHLNHLLTKKLYEDESNYEIIDLEEASSEASVFEMAYAKVES from the coding sequence ATGAAACAAAGAACAATCGCAAAAAGTGTTGAAATAGTTGGTATTGGACTTCATAAAGGTGTTCCAGTTAAAATGAAACTAGAACCCCTTGATAGTGATATGGGGATAGTTTTTTATAGAGTTGATGCTGGAGTTACAATTCCATTAAAAAAAGAGTTTGTTGTTGATACAAAAATGGCAACAGTTATTGGAAAAGATGGAGTAGTTATTTCTACAATAGAACATCTATTATCTGCTGTTTATGCATATGGAATTGATAATTTAAGAATTATTATAGATAATGATGAAGTTCCTGTTCTTGATGGAAGTTCTGCTGGTTATTGTATGTTAATAGAAGAAGCTGGAATTAAAGAATTAGATAAATCAAAAAAAGCTATAAAAATCAAAAAAATGGTTGAAGTTACAACTCTTGATGGAAAAAAAGTTTGTTTAAAGCCATCAAATAGAATTGTATATGATTTTGAAATAAATTTTGAACATCCTGCAATTGGAAAACAAAATTTCCACTTTGATTATTCAATTTCAGAATATAAAGAAAATATAAGTCGAGCTAGAACTTTTGGATTTTTACATGAAGTTCAATATCTAAGAAGTATTGGACTTGCCCAAGGTGGAAGTATGGAAAATGCAATTGTACTTGACCAAACAAAAGTTTTAAATCCAGAAGGTTTAAGATTTGATGATGAATTTGTAAGACATAAAATTTTAGATGCGATTGGTGATATGGCACTTTTAGAATATACTTTAGTAGGTGAATATGATGCAATTGCTGGAAGTCATCATCTAAATCATTTATTAACAAAAAAACTTTATGAAGATGAATCAAATTATGAAATAATAGATTTAGAAGAAGCAAGTAGTGAAGCTAGCGTATTTGAAATGGCTTATGCGAAAGTTGAAAGTTAA
- the plsY gene encoding glycerol-3-phosphate 1-O-acyltransferase PlsY, translating to MDFFTNTNILFFIAAYLIGSIPFGSILAKTFAGVDITTAGSKSIGATNVLRVVKETNPKLAKKLGIATVLLDALKGTVVLLFAMYYGVSDSTLWAIAILSVLGHCYSIYLGLEGGKGVATGLGVYIVLIPYATLIGALVWIVCAKVLKISSLSSLLGLVAVVVSATFINNGLNVGSNVPMYLIAFIIIYKHIPNIIRIIKGEEKKVI from the coding sequence ATGGATTTTTTCACAAATACAAATATTCTATTTTTTATAGCAGCATACTTAATAGGTTCTATTCCTTTTGGTTCAATTTTAGCAAAAACATTTGCAGGTGTTGATATTACAACAGCAGGAAGTAAATCAATCGGAGCAACAAACGTATTAAGAGTTGTAAAAGAGACTAACCCAAAATTAGCAAAAAAATTAGGAATTGCAACAGTTTTATTAGACGCACTAAAAGGAACTGTTGTTTTACTATTTGCTATGTATTATGGTGTTAGTGATTCAACTTTATGGGCAATTGCTATTCTTTCTGTTTTAGGACATTGTTACTCTATTTATTTAGGACTTGAAGGTGGAAAAGGAGTTGCAACGGGACTTGGTGTTTATATTGTATTAATTCCATATGCAACTTTAATTGGTGCACTTGTTTGGATAGTTTGTGCAAAAGTTTTAAAAATCTCATCTTTATCATCACTTTTAGGTTTGGTTGCTGTTGTTGTTAGTGCAACTTTTATAAATAATGGATTAAATGTAGGTTCAAATGTTCCTATGTATTTAATTGCTTTTATAATCATTTATAAACATATTCCAAATATCATAAGAATCATCAAAGGTGAAGAGAAAAAAGTTATATGA
- a CDS encoding c-type cytochrome produces the protein MKKVILSSILLLGTTSIFAETTMCFKENASMSTIEKTPLDGGICNGKLSVNDMKAKGWSVEDIKISQSSTGMNFIYILKNGVTVSAPTQSSQFVGNQAQMEANILAKLEAKKEAEEKAKVEKELKDAAVIAKELYTNKCQTCHGANGEKSAYNTARPLKDLSVEDMQESIKNYKVGKVDSMNANIMAPYANFVDYKEIKGIHAYLQSINK, from the coding sequence TTGAAAAAAGTTATTCTTTCATCTATACTACTTCTTGGAACTACATCAATATTCGCTGAAACAACAATGTGTTTTAAAGAAAATGCTTCTATGAGTACTATTGAAAAAACTCCACTTGATGGAGGTATTTGTAATGGAAAATTATCTGTAAATGATATGAAAGCCAAAGGTTGGAGTGTAGAAGATATAAAAATCTCTCAAAGTTCAACTGGTATGAATTTTATTTATATTCTAAAAAATGGTGTAACTGTATCAGCTCCTACACAATCATCTCAATTTGTTGGAAATCAAGCTCAAATGGAAGCAAATATTTTAGCAAAACTTGAAGCAAAAAAAGAGGCTGAAGAAAAAGCAAAAGTTGAAAAAGAGTTAAAAGATGCAGCTGTTATAGCAAAAGAGCTTTATACAAACAAATGTCAAACTTGCCATGGAGCAAATGGTGAAAAAAGCGCTTATAACACAGCAAGACCTCTAAAAGATTTATCAGTTGAAGATATGCAAGAATCAATCAAAAACTATAAAGTTGGAAAAGTTGATTCTATGAATGCAAATATTATGGCACCTTATGCAAACTTTGTTGATTATAAAGAGATCAAAGGTATCCACGCTTATTTACAAAGTATCAACAAATAA